A single window of Nicotiana tomentosiformis chromosome 1, ASM39032v3, whole genome shotgun sequence DNA harbors:
- the LOC138910769 gene encoding uncharacterized protein, translating to MPTGQLAKCQILLTKFDIVYVTRMAMKAQALADHLAENLIDDKYQPLSTYFPYEEVNSIEVIRENINAWKMFFDRAVNTKGIGIGEILILPTEYPDQASGDQKRTIRRLASNIFLSGEILYKRTPDLNMLRCVDSREAERIMNEVHSGVCGTHMSGYVLAKKILRADYYWMTKEKDCFSFARKYHQCQIHSDLIHAPPSELHPMSAPWPFVAWGMNVIMPIDPQLQMGTDSSWLPLIIS from the exons ATGCCCACTGGACAGTTAGCAAAATGTCAGATCCTGCTCACCAAGTTTGACATTGTCTATGTCACTCGCATGGCGATGAAAGCTCAAGCCTTGGCAGATCATCTAGCTGAGAACCTGATCGATGATAAATACCAACCATTGAGCACTTATTTTCCATACGAGGAAGTAAACTCGATTGAAGTGATTCGAGAGAACATCAATGCCTGGAAAATGTTCTTTGATAGAGCTGTAAATACCAAAGGCATAGGGATTGGGGAAATTCTAATTTTGCCCACAG AATATCCCGACCAGGCtagtggagatcaaaagagaactaTCAGAAGGCTTGCAAGCAATATCTTTTTGAGTGGAGAGATCTTGTACAAAAGAACTCCAGATCTGAATATGTTGAGGTGCGTAGATTCTCGAGAAGCTGAAAGGATCATGAacgaagtgcattcgggggtatgtggGACTCACATGAGCGGGTATGTCcttgcaaagaaaatccttcgaGCAGATTATTATTGGATGACCAAGGAAAAAGACTGTTTTAGTTTTGCACGGAAATACCACCAGTGTCAGATACACAGTGACCTGATTCATGCACCGCCTTCAGAGTTACATCCTATGTCAGCGCCTTGGCCGTTTGTTGCCTGGGGCATGAATGTTATTATGCCAATCGATCCtcagcttcaaatgggcacagattcatcttggttgccattgattatttcaTAA
- the LOC138910770 gene encoding uncharacterized protein, translated as MAMITKDFKKYTRRGKGYSIIGNYSKSKSLEKQTNDGCYKCGKTDHHIMNCPLWKIEWKKERAEQRNRKKKQVQPKKSNNKRSTKDMVAAWGESSDDDEEE; from the coding sequence atggctatgatcaccaaggacttcaagaagtacacGAGGAGAGGAAAAGGATATTCAATAATTGGAAACTATAGCAAGTCAAAATCTCTtgagaagcaaaccaatgatggctgctacaagtgtggaaagactgatcaccacatcatgAACTGTCCTTTATggaaaattgaatggaagaaggaaagagctgaacaaAGGAACAGGAAGAAGAaacaggttcaacccaagaaaagcaacaacaaaaGATCAACCAAGGATATggtcgctgcttggggagaaagctcagatgatgatgaggaggaataa
- the LOC138910771 gene encoding uncharacterized protein, whose translation MSAPPENWEGQSTATPPLFNGQYYSWRKTRMIDHIIGEDYELWDIVTDGPLATLKINAEGVEAPKTRADYTAEDLKKWEKNAKAKKWLICGLGPDEYNRIQSCTTAKQIWDTFQVAHEGTPQVKRSIGTLLYSHYENFAMKEGETTQEIYTRFTTLTNELKSLGMIMPEEDRVEKIMTRVLPITWESKITAI comes from the coding sequence atgagtgcaccacctgaaaatTGGGAAGGGCAATCTACTGCTACgccaccactctttaatggccagtactactcttggAGGAAAACCAGGATGATAGATCACATTAtaggagaggactatgagctatgggacattgtcactgaTGGCCCACTAGCTACCTTGAAGAtaaatgctgaaggagtagaggcgccaaagacaagagcggattatactgctgaggacttgaagaaatgggagaagaatgctaaagccaagaaatggcttatttgtggacttggtccagatgagtacaacaGAATCCAAAGTTGTACTACTGCTAAACAAATTTGGGACACATTtcaagtggctcatgaaggaacacctcaggtgaagagATCCATAGGAACTCTACTGTACTCTCACTatgagaactttgctatgaaggaaggagaaaccaCTCAAGAGATatacacaaggttcactacactGACAAATGAACTAAAGTCTCTTGGAATGATTATGcctgaagaagatagagtcgaGAAGATAATGACTAGGGTTTTGCCTatcacttgggagagcaaaatcactgccatttag